In the genome of Cercospora beticola chromosome 2, complete sequence, one region contains:
- a CDS encoding uncharacterized protein (antiSMASH:Cluster_3) gives MSDMDMAIYTLTFNDLDYKVTRYTDKPDYVGTQVDRNWHDLGVNGPPIVVPTAETQYFDIEPHHARVDPSQSSAIPYEGVAGMIQAQHRLHCLNMLRQGLWYNWEYYRRIQHPDWSSKQEVMLGNYSLMELHTAHCVDQLRQSIMCESDLAIIPYMRDENGEGKMDFSRRKRCRNYDSLLHWHRNHSIGAELEKANGSVPYYSWTGRE, from the exons ATGTCCGACATGGACATGGCGATCTACACCCTGACGTTCAACGATCTCGACTATAAGGTGACCCGATATACAGATAAGCCAGACTACGTCGGCACCCAGGTCGATCGTAACTGGCATGATCTAGGAGTCAACG GCCCGCCGATTGTCGTACCTACCGCGGAAACTCAGTATTTTGATATCGAGCCCCATCATGCACGGGTTGATCCTAGCCAATCATCTGCAATTCCATACGAGGGAGTTGCTGGAATGATACAGGCGCAACATCGACTTCATTGTCTGAATATGCTTCGACAAGGCTTGTGGTATAATTGGGAATACTATCGCCGGATCCAGCACCCTGACTGGAGTTCCAAGCAGGAGGTTATGCTAGGCAATTACTCACTGATGGAGTTGCACACCGCGCACTGCGTTGACCAGCTTAGGCAATCGATCATGTGTGAGTCAGATCTGGCCATCATCCCTTACATGCGTGACGAAAATGGGGAGGGTAAGATGGACTTCAGCAGACGGAAACGGTGCAGGAACTACGATTCACTGCTGCACTGGCATCGGAATCACAGCATTGGggctgagctggagaaggccaACGGGAGTGTGCCATACTATAGCTGGACGGGTAGAGAGTAG
- a CDS encoding uncharacterized protein (antiSMASH:Cluster_3), protein MKHAALALVAMFAVTVHCLPVEGTASKIDMIQEKNEAKRAEATKHNEDEEEEHDQAALKVTPFYWDFEYKRPNED, encoded by the exons ATGAAACACGCTGCATTGGCGCTCGTTGCTATGTTCGCCGTCACGGTGCACTGTCTTCCCGTGGAAGGCACTGCGTCAAAGATAG ATATGATCCAAGAGAAGAATGAAGCGAAGAGGGCAGAGGCCACTAAGCAtaatgaggatgaggaggaagaacatGATCAAGCCGCATTGAAAGTCACGCCGTTCTATTGGGACTTCGAGTACAAGCGTCCGAACGAAGATTGA
- a CDS encoding uncharacterized protein (antiSMASH:Cluster_3) — MTSRFQPSKRSVIGIATVTAIFATMFLLYNRIGLLSQKALSATCGKVKPAGPCQNHRALYKEFKSIPEFEDVTGHLSAFTSNISALDHAAHRTALEEISLPEEQFLLVEQNGVPTYFGVTMFHQLHCLHMIRDELAQGSQHRETTLRHDDKQQHGGHDHHWAHCLAYLAHAITCNADDTLEPIVGNLVFDGVERPVVNGEASLHQCHDPWALRALVEKSISRPLTPIDKRVFRTGDRARDFRETI; from the coding sequence ATGACTTCAAGATTTCAACCAAGCAAGCGAAGCGTCATTGGTATCGCGACTGTTACAGCCATATTTGCCACGATGTTCTTGCTATATAATCGAATTGGCTTGTTGAGTCAAAAAGCTTTATCTGCGACGTGCGGCAAAGTCAAGCCCGCAGGACCATGCCAAAATCACCGCGCACTGTACAAGGAGTTCAAATCGATACCAGAATTTGAGGATGTGACTGGCCATCTTTCAGCCTTTACCTCAAACATTAGCGCCCTTGATCACGCTGCGCATCGAACTGCCTTAGAGGAAATCAGCCTACCAGAAGAGCAGTTCCTTCTTGTCGAGCAGAATGGCGTGCCAACCTACTTCGGTGTTACGATGTTCCACCAGCTACACTGTCTACACATGATTCGAGATGAGCTTGCGCAAGGCTCGCAGCACCGGGAAACGACTTTACGCCACGACGACAAGCAACAACATGGCGGGCACGACCACCACTGGGCTCACTGCTTGGCGTATCTTGCTCATGCAATCACTTGCAACGCAGATGACACACTAGAGCCCATTGTTGGTAATCTGGTTTTCGATGGTGTTGAAAGACCCGTGGTAAACGGAGAGGCATCGTTGCACCAATGCCACGATCCATGGGCGCTACGTGCtctagtagagaagagcaTATCGAGACCATTAACTCCGATTGATAAGCGCGTATTTCGCACTGGGGACCGGGCACGAGACTTCC